The Coraliomargarita sinensis genome has a segment encoding these proteins:
- a CDS encoding transposase, producing the protein TGLSPLIKLANSLTQWTEPITLMWRFSKNNAVTEGFHRKMKLIQRRAYGFKNFDNYRLRVIAQCG; encoded by the coding sequence ACACCGGGCTCAGCCCATTGATCAAACTCGCCAACTCACTGACCCAGTGGACCGAACCAATCACGCTCATGTGGCGATTCTCCAAAAACAACGCCGTCACCGAAGGCTTCCACAGAAAAATGAAACTCATACAAAGACGCGCATACGGCTTCAAAAACTTTGATAACTACCGACTCAGAGTCATCGCCCAGTGCGGTTAA